A stretch of the Erpetoichthys calabaricus chromosome 3, fErpCal1.3, whole genome shotgun sequence genome encodes the following:
- the slc16a1b gene encoding monocarboxylate transporter 1b produces the protein MPPAVGGPVGYTPPEGGWGWFVVLGAFISIGFSYAFPKSITVFFKEIEVIFDATSSEVSWISSIMLAVMYAGGPISSILVNKFGSRPVMIIGGCLSGSGLVAASFCNSVQALYFWIGVVGGLGLAFNLNPALTMIGKYFFKKRPIANGIAMAGSPVFLSTLAPLNRWFFDYYGWKSSFRILGALLLNCCVAGSLMRPIGPKPAKMPPKDVLKETGKAELGETGDLLGGKPKEKLTFSQKINSFIDFTLFKHRGFLLYLLANVIMFFGLFSPLIFLSSYAKKKGIEKEPAAFLLSILAFVDMVARPSMGLVANTKWVRPRIQYFFAVSILYNGVCHLFAPQSVNYLGFVFYSIFLGFAFGWLSSVLFETLMDLVGAQRFSSAVGLVTIVECAPVLLGPPLLGKFEVIYDDYMYTYYACGIIMVIASVLLFVGMAIHYRLLDKESKAEEAKARQETKEEETNVDSLVNESEANNMKSAASADDCEN, from the exons ATGCCGCCAGCAGTTGGGGGTCCTGTAGGATATACTCCTCCAGAAGGTGGATGGGGCTGGTTTGTAGTCTTGGGCGCTTTTATCTCCATTGGATTCTCCTATGCCTTCCCTAAATCCATCACAGTCTTCTTTAAAGAGATTGAAGTGATCTTCGATGCAACAAGTAGCGAGGTGTCCTGGATCTCCTCCATCATGCTGGCTGTAATGTATGCTGGAG gTCCAATCAGCAGTATCTTGGTGAACAAGTTTGGAAGTCGTCCTGTAATGATTATTGGTGGCTGCCTGTCTGGTTCAGGGTTAGTGGCAGCTTCATTTTGCAACTCCGTACAAGCCCTTTACTTCTGGATTGGCGTTGTTGGAG gtTTAGGATTGGCATTCAACTTGAATCCTGCCTTGACAATGATTGGCAAGTACTTTTTCAAGAAGCGTCCCATTGCTAATGGAATCGCCATGGCCGGAAGTCCAGTCTTTCTTTCCACTTTGGCACCCCTTAATCGCTGGTTTTTTGATTACTATGGCTGGAAGAGCAGTTTCCGTATCCTCGGTGCTTTACTGCTTAACTGTTGTGTAGCTGGATCTCTGATGAGGCCCATTGGCCCTAAACCTGCAAAAATGCCACCAAAAGATGTACTAAAAGAAACTGGAAAGGCTGAACTTGGAGAAACTGGAGATCTATTAGGCGGAAAGCCAAAAGAAAAGCTTACATTTTctcagaaaataaacagttttattgattttactcTTTTTAAGCACAGAGGCTTTTTACTCTATCTACTAGCTAATGTGATTATGTTTTTTGGCCTCTTCTCTCCACTGATATTCCTCAGTAGCTATGCAAAGAAGAAAGGCATTGAAAAAGAACCAGCTGCTTTTTTGTTATCCATTCTGGCTTTTGTGGACATGGTTGCTAGACCTTCAATGGGTCTGGTTGCAAATACAAAGTGGGTGCGGCCCAGAATACAATATTTCTTTGCTGTTTCCATACTGTATAATGGTGTTTGCCATCTCTTTGCTCCACAGTCTGTTAATTATTTGGGCTTTGTTTTTTACTCTATTTTTCTGGGGTTTGCCTTTGGTTGGCTCAGTTCTGTCTTGTTTGAAACTCTTATGGATCTCGTTGGAGCTCAGAGGTTctcaagtgcagttggcttggTCACAATTGTGGAATGTGCACCTGTACTTCTGGGGCCACCTTTGTTAG GTAAATTTGAAGTCATCTATGATGACTACATGTACACCTACTACGCCTGTGGGATCATCATGGTAATTGCCAGCGTGCTTTTATTTGTTGGAATGGCCATACATTATAGACTACTGGACAAAGAATCAAAGGCTGAAGAGGCAAAAGCTAGGCAAGAAACCAAGGAAGAAGAAACCAATGTTGACAGTTTAGTCAATGAATCTGAAGCCAACAACATGAAGAGTGCAGCATCCGCTGATGATTGTGAAAACTGA